From the Halalkalicoccus sp. CGA53 genome, one window contains:
- a CDS encoding TIGR00725 family protein yields the protein MRVSVVGGGTEKRDETAVAKRVGRLLGERGHTLVCGGRGGVMAAACEGASEVDGRTIGILPGTDVREANPHVEVPIVTGIGEMRNVLVVRNGEAVIAVGGRYGTLSEIGFALKVGRPVVGLGTHDVEGVEAVETPEEAVRYVESRVEE from the coding sequence ATGCGCGTGAGCGTCGTCGGCGGCGGCACGGAGAAACGGGACGAGACGGCGGTCGCGAAACGGGTGGGCCGGCTGCTCGGGGAGCGAGGTCACACGCTCGTCTGTGGCGGTCGAGGCGGCGTGATGGCGGCCGCGTGTGAGGGCGCGAGCGAGGTCGACGGTCGCACGATCGGGATCCTCCCCGGGACCGACGTTCGCGAGGCGAACCCCCACGTCGAGGTCCCGATCGTCACCGGGATCGGCGAGATGCGGAACGTGCTCGTCGTCAGGAACGGCGAGGCAGTGATCGCGGTCGGCGGCCGCTACGGCACGCTCTCTGAGATCGGTTTCGCGCTCAAGGTCGGTCGACCGGTCGTCGGCCTCGGAACGCACGACGTCGAGGGCGTCGAGGCGGTCGAAACACCGGAGGAGGCGGTGAGATACGTCGAATCGAGGGTCGAGGAGTAA
- a CDS encoding energy-coupling factor ABC transporter ATP-binding protein: protein MIETRDLVHRYGESVALDGVSLAIDDEFVLLAGPNGSGKTTLVRHWNGLLEPDAGEVLVNGRRVGADLVAARTTVGMVFQHPRDGFVAATVGADVAFGPENLGLSREGIDRRVAEALAAVGLGGREDDRIATLSGGEEERLAIAGALAMEPDHLVLDEPLTGLDEPARRSVLARLGELHRSGTSVVVVTHDLRDIWEDADRIVVLGDGRIVRDDHPEDVLSDLPGLSVRDPRC from the coding sequence ATGATCGAGACGCGAGACCTGGTCCACCGCTACGGCGAGTCCGTCGCACTCGACGGCGTCTCGCTCGCGATCGACGACGAGTTCGTCCTCCTCGCGGGGCCGAACGGCTCGGGGAAGACCACGCTCGTCCGTCACTGGAACGGGCTGCTCGAACCCGATGCTGGGGAGGTGCTGGTGAACGGCCGTCGAGTGGGAGCCGACCTCGTCGCCGCCCGGACGACCGTCGGGATGGTCTTTCAGCACCCGAGAGACGGCTTCGTCGCGGCCACCGTCGGCGCGGACGTCGCCTTCGGCCCCGAGAACCTGGGGCTCTCTCGGGAGGGGATCGACCGCAGGGTGGCCGAGGCGCTCGCCGCTGTCGGGCTGGGCGGGCGAGAGGACGACCGGATCGCGACGCTCTCGGGCGGCGAGGAGGAACGCCTCGCCATCGCTGGCGCGCTCGCGATGGAGCCCGATCACCTCGTCCTTGACGAGCCGCTCACCGGCCTCGACGAGCCCGCACGGCGGTCCGTGCTCGCCCGCCTCGGAGAGCTTCACCGATCGGGGACGAGCGTAGTCGTCGTCACCCACGACTTACGCGACATCTGGGAGGACGCGGATCGGATCGTCGTTCTCGGGGACGGGCGGATCGTCCGGGACGACCATCCCGAAGACGTCCTTTCGGATCTCCCGGGTCTCTCGGTGCGCGATCCACGATGCTGA
- a CDS encoding energy-coupling factor transporter transmembrane component T family protein yields MLSYSSGASFAHRLDARSKLAFQLAFVAVAYAYTTPRGLLALSGLVVVVLLASRTPLFGTLWTFRIVFPFVLAAPLIEAAVLGPPWIALDRAVDPVLASYRILLVLLVAAAYVRTTPIRDSQAALAWTLPGRAGRFLGLGVGFVARFLPLLVEDLQRARAAHAARLGTEQPIRNRISWLVVAGVSRTLSRADRLSLALRARCLSWNATLPELRFSWRDTLVSSLAISLLVGAISGSPVLP; encoded by the coding sequence ATGCTGAGCTACTCCTCGGGTGCCTCGTTCGCCCACCGCCTCGACGCCCGCTCGAAGCTCGCCTTCCAGCTCGCGTTCGTCGCCGTCGCCTACGCCTACACCACGCCCCGGGGCCTCCTCGCCCTCTCGGGCCTCGTCGTGGTCGTCCTGCTCGCGAGCCGGACGCCCCTGTTCGGAACGCTCTGGACGTTCAGAATCGTCTTCCCGTTCGTCCTCGCCGCGCCGTTGATCGAGGCGGCCGTCCTCGGCCCCCCGTGGATCGCTCTCGACCGGGCCGTCGACCCGGTGCTCGCGAGCTACCGGATCCTCCTCGTGCTTCTGGTCGCCGCGGCGTACGTCCGGACGACGCCGATCCGCGACTCGCAGGCGGCGCTCGCGTGGACGCTTCCGGGACGCGCCGGCCGGTTTCTGGGCCTCGGCGTCGGCTTCGTCGCCCGGTTTCTCCCCCTGTTGGTCGAGGACCTGCAACGGGCGCGTGCGGCTCACGCCGCTCGGCTGGGGACGGAGCAGCCGATTCGAAACCGGATCTCGTGGCTGGTGGTGGCGGGCGTCTCGCGGACGCTCTCCCGGGCGGATCGACTCTCGCTCGCGCTGCGTGCGCGCTGTCTCTCGTGGAACGCGACGCTGCCGGAGCTACGGTTCTCGTGGCGGGATACACTCGTCTCATCACTCGCCATCTCGCTGCTCGTGGGAGCGATCTCCGGCTCGCCGGTCCTCCCCTAG
- a CDS encoding heterodisulfide reductase-related iron-sulfur binding cluster — MYVLGQAGAGATRETFWQIGSVGKGLFYFLSVVVIVVFLYGVYERFARYTEGAEEPIDRLSELSERVVAAAKIAGSNEKQFNRDLYGGLMHAFIFWGFLVLLIGTTILFIDMDAYGLATGESFWVGDFYLAYQLVLDAFGLLFVVGIGMAIYRRYVVQNVRLWGRHTSREDDLFIWLLFLIGVGGFLVQGVSMVGQEIRAGETVSFVGVFTAGLLEAGGLTAEGAAAIYPVVWWQHALLSLFFIAWIPYAKPFHMLSSFANVVVRDEKAGLRLPAVPADLDHTNAESIDDFTWKDMLDQDACTKCGRCSAVCPAKASGRPLDPRDVILDLKAYREQLDAGGDERPVIADGGGVIQAETMESCMACMACMDACPVEIEHLNSFTRLNRQLTDQGDVDANMQDVFGNLMQRGNTFGERPADRANWTEDLEFELTDAKETEVEYLWYVGDYPSYDDRNKKVARSLARLFDAADVEVGILFEEERYDGNDIRRVGEEFLFLELAGHHVESFEECEFERLVCTDPHSYNTFENEYPEIDFAEFADDPVMPFEYDGFWNSDGEIEVLHWTQVVEALVREGRLGLSGTELDYTVTYHDPCHLGRFNDEYEAPRDLIRATGCELYEMPRNRANSFCCGGGGGGLWMEFDEEPKPSEERLREALEDTEAGNAVEKFVVACPMCMTMYEDGRKTGNFEDRIEIVDVAELLIEAVEVGGVSETSRSNETPAAAD, encoded by the coding sequence ATGTACGTTCTCGGGCAGGCGGGGGCCGGGGCGACCCGCGAGACGTTCTGGCAGATCGGCTCGGTCGGGAAGGGGTTGTTCTACTTCCTCTCGGTCGTGGTGATCGTGGTCTTCCTCTACGGCGTCTACGAGCGCTTCGCACGCTACACGGAGGGGGCAGAGGAGCCGATCGACCGGCTCTCCGAGCTCTCCGAGCGGGTCGTCGCCGCCGCGAAGATCGCCGGCAGCAACGAGAAACAGTTCAACCGCGACCTCTACGGCGGGCTGATGCACGCCTTCATCTTCTGGGGCTTTCTCGTCCTGCTGATCGGGACGACCATCCTCTTCATCGACATGGACGCCTACGGGCTGGCCACCGGCGAGTCGTTCTGGGTCGGGGACTTCTACCTCGCCTACCAGCTCGTGCTCGACGCGTTCGGGCTGCTGTTCGTCGTCGGGATCGGAATGGCGATCTACAGGAGATACGTCGTCCAGAACGTCCGGCTCTGGGGGCGGCACACGAGCCGCGAGGACGACCTGTTCATCTGGCTGCTCTTCCTGATCGGCGTCGGGGGCTTTCTGGTGCAGGGCGTCTCGATGGTCGGCCAGGAGATCCGCGCCGGCGAGACGGTGAGCTTCGTCGGCGTCTTCACCGCGGGACTGCTCGAGGCCGGGGGACTCACCGCCGAAGGGGCGGCGGCGATCTACCCCGTCGTCTGGTGGCAGCACGCGCTGCTCTCGCTCTTTTTCATCGCGTGGATCCCGTACGCGAAACCGTTTCACATGCTCTCGTCGTTCGCGAACGTCGTGGTCCGCGACGAGAAGGCCGGACTCAGGCTTCCAGCGGTGCCCGCCGACCTGGATCACACGAACGCCGAGTCGATCGACGACTTCACCTGGAAGGACATGCTCGACCAGGACGCCTGTACGAAGTGCGGACGCTGTTCGGCTGTCTGTCCCGCGAAGGCCTCGGGTCGCCCGCTCGACCCGCGTGACGTGATCCTGGACCTCAAGGCCTACCGCGAACAGCTCGACGCGGGTGGCGACGAACGCCCGGTCATCGCGGACGGCGGCGGCGTCATCCAGGCGGAGACGATGGAGTCCTGCATGGCGTGTATGGCGTGTATGGACGCCTGCCCCGTCGAGATCGAACACCTGAACTCGTTCACCCGGCTCAACCGCCAGCTCACCGACCAGGGCGACGTCGACGCGAACATGCAGGACGTCTTCGGCAACCTGATGCAGCGCGGGAACACCTTCGGCGAGCGCCCGGCCGACCGAGCGAACTGGACCGAAGACCTCGAGTTCGAACTGACCGACGCGAAGGAGACCGAGGTCGAGTACCTCTGGTACGTGGGGGACTACCCGAGCTACGACGATAGAAATAAAAAAGTCGCCCGCTCGCTCGCCCGGCTGTTCGACGCCGCGGACGTCGAGGTCGGCATCCTCTTCGAGGAGGAGCGCTACGACGGCAACGACATCCGTCGGGTGGGCGAGGAGTTCCTCTTCCTCGAACTCGCCGGCCACCACGTCGAGAGTTTCGAAGAGTGCGAGTTCGAGAGGCTCGTCTGCACGGACCCCCACAGCTACAACACGTTCGAGAACGAGTACCCGGAGATCGACTTCGCGGAGTTCGCCGACGACCCGGTGATGCCGTTCGAGTACGACGGGTTCTGGAATAGCGACGGAGAGATCGAGGTACTGCACTGGACGCAGGTGGTCGAGGCGCTGGTTCGCGAGGGACGGCTCGGCCTGTCCGGTACCGAACTCGACTACACGGTCACGTACCACGACCCGTGTCACCTCGGCCGGTTCAACGACGAGTACGAGGCGCCGAGAGACCTCATCCGGGCGACGGGCTGCGAGCTCTACGAGATGCCGAGAAACCGCGCGAACTCCTTCTGCTGTGGTGGCGGCGGCGGCGGCCTCTGGATGGAGTTCGACGAGGAGCCCAAACCGAGCGAGGAACGGCTCCGGGAGGCGTTAGAGGACACGGAGGCCGGGAACGCCGTCGAGAAGTTCGTCGTCGCTTGTCCGATGTGCATGACGATGTACGAGGACGGCCGGAAGACCGGGAATTTCGAGGATCGGATCGAGATCGTCGACGTCGCCGAACTGTTGATCGAGGCGGTCGAGGTGGGCGGTGTGAGTGAGACGTCGAGGTCGAACGAAACGCCTGCCGCGGCCGACTAA
- a CDS encoding pyridoxamine 5'-phosphate oxidase family protein — MLTVRGSGALAAVVLYSFGVITRYGTDPRRQTGPVREARDRDVRLDASERASTGDAGVGGLRWDVRARRHSNGDTRKHSNVEYDPRVTVTVIDPDDIYRYVEIRGEVERMPEDGALDFSDRQARRYWGVDEYPYERDTPRVLLHIRPAQVVAPSVRSPVRDDAETA, encoded by the coding sequence GTGCTGACCGTCCGAGGATCGGGAGCTCTGGCGGCCGTAGTGCTGTACTCGTTCGGCGTCATCACGAGGTATGGCACCGATCCCAGACGACAGACTGGACCTGTTCGAGAAGCCCGCGATCGCGACGTTCGCCTCGATGCTTCCGAACGGGCATCCACAGGTGACGCCGGTGTGGGTGGACTACGATGGGACGTACGTGCTCGTCGTCATTCGAACGGGGACACGCGAAAACACAGCAACGTCGAATACGATCCCCGCGTCACAGTCACGGTCATCGACCCGGACGACATCTATCGATACGTGGAGATCCGAGGGGAAGTCGAGCGGATGCCCGAGGACGGGGCACTGGATTTCAGCGACCGACAGGCCCGACGCTACTGGGGCGTCGACGAGTACCCCTACGAACGCGATACACCGCGCGTGCTTCTCCACATCCGGCCGGCTCAAGTGGTCGCGCCATCGGTTAGATCACCGGTCCGTGACGACGCCGAGACTGCCTGA
- a CDS encoding TorD/DmsD family molecular chaperone, giving the protein MTRTDDTTTELADLYAFVSGVVADPPDEAAIERLAAEPFPADARPQALENGFRLLEQWRTGVDDPATAADELRRAHTKLFVGPRPKMQAYESWYADDYLGKPLAAVKASYRDLEIHPSAELREEGDHAAVELAALEILARDGDDEHRRAFLAAHGWWLPKLADDVRELAEGPFYEGVGWLIDGLVEIDTYLLSLDSDELSPGYDRSSATTSGG; this is encoded by the coding sequence ATGACGCGTACGGACGACACGACGACCGAACTCGCGGACCTCTACGCCTTCGTCTCCGGCGTGGTCGCCGACCCGCCGGACGAGGCGGCGATCGAGCGTCTCGCCGCCGAACCGTTTCCCGCCGACGCGCGGCCGCAGGCGCTCGAGAACGGCTTTCGGTTGCTAGAACAGTGGCGGACCGGCGTCGACGATCCGGCGACGGCCGCCGACGAGCTCAGACGGGCGCACACCAAGCTGTTCGTCGGTCCCCGGCCGAAGATGCAGGCGTACGAGTCGTGGTACGCCGACGACTACCTGGGCAAGCCGCTCGCGGCGGTCAAGGCCAGCTACCGCGACCTCGAGATCCACCCGTCGGCAGAGCTCAGGGAGGAGGGCGATCACGCAGCCGTCGAACTCGCCGCGCTGGAGATACTCGCGCGCGATGGGGACGACGAGCACCGCCGGGCGTTCCTCGCGGCACACGGCTGGTGGCTGCCGAAGCTCGCCGACGACGTCCGGGAGCTGGCCGAGGGCCCGTTCTACGAGGGCGTGGGCTGGCTGATCGATGGCCTCGTCGAGATAGACACCTACCTGCTCAGCCTCGATTCGGACGAGCTCTCGCCGGGCTACGACCGGTCCTCCGCTACCACCAGCGGCGGGTGA
- a CDS encoding dehydrogenase: protein MTAEIVFNEPITEWGWKVGVYVALIGIAGGAYLAGYAADVVSYRRGSAGHGAIAKWAYLVGLGGLVIGPPILLSHLATPLRAMLIPLTMTNLGSWMTIGAYMLGGLGIGSTLMFLWLAFGTERPHARAAGRESAVADGGRDVASDGGPARAATGDRTVGGFRGVADRVGLLGAVDSVADVTRPSEKTRLLLGALFGVFAAGVLLYSAMAYGEGSAQRVALWEKTFLVPVQIFSGLGVGLVTALALAAVFDRTPGAVLRTYATAAVGLLGATALALAATVVLLPGQRPAATAGVENLLGTHALAFVGVSVVLGLLVPVALLVAAVLGERRGSLSETAVVSSYVTAAALATVGKVTLAITYLMAAEFAPMPLPV, encoded by the coding sequence ATGACAGCGGAGATCGTCTTCAACGAACCGATAACGGAGTGGGGCTGGAAGGTCGGCGTCTACGTCGCGCTCATCGGGATCGCTGGCGGGGCGTACCTCGCTGGCTACGCCGCCGACGTCGTCTCGTACCGGAGGGGCTCGGCCGGCCACGGGGCGATCGCGAAGTGGGCCTACCTCGTCGGCCTCGGCGGCCTGGTGATCGGCCCGCCGATCCTGTTGAGCCACCTCGCGACCCCCCTCAGGGCGATGCTCATCCCGCTCACGATGACGAACCTCGGCTCGTGGATGACCATCGGGGCGTACATGCTCGGCGGGCTGGGGATCGGGAGCACGCTGATGTTCCTCTGGCTCGCGTTCGGGACCGAGCGACCGCACGCCCGTGCGGCCGGGCGGGAGTCTGCGGTCGCGGACGGCGGTCGCGACGTCGCCTCCGACGGCGGCCCCGCACGGGCGGCGACCGGCGACCGGACCGTCGGCGGGTTCCGCGGCGTCGCCGACCGCGTCGGCCTCCTGGGAGCCGTCGATTCGGTCGCCGACGTCACCCGGCCGTCCGAGAAGACCCGACTCCTACTCGGTGCGCTGTTCGGGGTCTTCGCCGCGGGCGTCCTCCTCTACTCGGCGATGGCCTACGGGGAGGGCTCCGCCCAGCGCGTCGCGCTCTGGGAGAAGACGTTCCTCGTCCCGGTCCAGATCTTCAGCGGGCTCGGCGTCGGACTGGTCACCGCACTCGCGCTCGCGGCGGTCTTCGACCGCACACCGGGTGCCGTCCTTCGAACGTACGCGACCGCGGCCGTCGGCCTGCTCGGGGCGACCGCGCTCGCGCTCGCGGCGACCGTGGTGCTCTTGCCCGGGCAGCGTCCGGCGGCGACCGCCGGCGTCGAGAACCTCCTCGGGACGCACGCCCTCGCGTTCGTCGGCGTGAGCGTCGTGCTCGGGCTGCTCGTCCCGGTCGCCCTGCTCGTCGCCGCCGTTCTCGGCGAACGGCGCGGGTCGCTCTCGGAGACGGCGGTCGTCTCGTCGTACGTGACCGCGGCGGCGCTCGCCACTGTCGGGAAGGTGACGCTCGCGATCACCTACCTCATGGCCGCGGAGTTCGCCCCGATGCCGCTGCCGGTGTAG
- a CDS encoding ammonium transporter, which translates to MSDLATLAEGLNLMWALTVTFLIFFMHAGFAMLEAGQVRSKNVANQLTKNMLTWAVGIVVFFLVGMGVSNNVGAALGGGEATSLTMFGAESFDWTMWLFSAVFAMTAATIVSGAVAGRAKLRAYVTYTFALAAVIYPVVAALVWYAPGGTPLLAVLGFQDFAGGMVVHGVGGVAGLTAAWILGSRIDKYGEDGSTNVIPGHSMTFAVLGTLILCFGWFGFNVGTAATVVEIGDAGAELADFAYVGSVAMVTALGMGMGALGASAVSLYLNGKVDTLYVANGMLAGLVGVTGPTDLLTPMGALAIGFIAGAQLPIVFRFVEKRLKIDDVCAVFPVHGSAGMLGLILFPLWSNAEGAAVIGGSVVAGGILSIEAGAFAPQIVGVAVITIWTVAATAAVWGAFKAVGQARVTPEDERDGLDVTEHGVDTYPEFASPEVVTDGGRYRTDGGFESYVADGGAAIKMVTAIIRPEKLAAVKTALAEVGAPSLTVTNVSGRGSQAAKKGQWRGEEYVVDLHQKVKVECVVAEVPATEVAAAIREAASTGEPGDGKVFVIPVEGALQVRTGESGIEAV; encoded by the coding sequence ATGAGCGACCTCGCGACGCTGGCGGAGGGGCTGAACCTGATGTGGGCGCTGACGGTCACGTTCCTCATTTTCTTCATGCACGCCGGTTTCGCGATGCTCGAGGCCGGGCAGGTCAGATCGAAGAACGTCGCGAACCAGCTGACGAAGAACATGCTGACCTGGGCGGTCGGCATCGTCGTCTTCTTCCTCGTGGGAATGGGCGTCTCGAACAACGTCGGGGCGGCGCTCGGCGGTGGCGAGGCGACCTCGCTGACGATGTTCGGGGCGGAGTCGTTCGACTGGACGATGTGGCTCTTTAGTGCGGTCTTCGCGATGACCGCCGCGACGATCGTCTCCGGTGCGGTCGCCGGTCGTGCGAAACTCCGCGCGTACGTCACGTACACGTTCGCGCTCGCCGCGGTGATCTACCCGGTCGTCGCGGCGCTCGTCTGGTACGCTCCGGGCGGGACGCCGCTGCTCGCGGTGCTCGGCTTTCAGGACTTCGCGGGCGGGATGGTCGTCCACGGCGTCGGCGGTGTCGCCGGCCTCACGGCGGCCTGGATCCTCGGTTCCCGGATCGACAAGTACGGCGAGGACGGCTCCACGAACGTCATCCCCGGTCACTCGATGACGTTCGCGGTGCTGGGGACTCTGATCCTCTGTTTCGGCTGGTTCGGCTTCAACGTCGGGACGGCCGCGACGGTCGTCGAGATCGGCGACGCGGGCGCCGAACTCGCCGACTTCGCCTACGTCGGAAGCGTCGCGATGGTCACCGCGCTCGGGATGGGGATGGGTGCGCTCGGTGCGTCGGCGGTCTCGCTCTACCTGAACGGGAAAGTCGATACGCTCTACGTCGCGAACGGGATGCTCGCGGGCCTCGTCGGCGTCACCGGGCCGACCGACCTCCTCACCCCGATGGGCGCGCTGGCGATCGGGTTCATCGCGGGCGCACAGCTCCCGATCGTCTTCCGGTTCGTCGAGAAACGGTTGAAGATCGACGACGTCTGTGCGGTCTTCCCGGTCCACGGGAGCGCGGGGATGCTCGGACTGATCCTCTTCCCGCTCTGGTCGAACGCTGAGGGTGCAGCGGTGATCGGCGGGAGCGTCGTCGCCGGCGGGATCCTCTCGATCGAGGCGGGCGCGTTCGCCCCACAGATCGTCGGCGTCGCCGTCATCACGATATGGACCGTGGCCGCGACCGCCGCCGTCTGGGGCGCGTTCAAGGCGGTCGGACAGGCCCGTGTGACGCCCGAAGACGAGCGCGACGGCCTCGACGTGACCGAACACGGCGTCGACACCTACCCCGAGTTCGCCTCGCCGGAGGTCGTCACCGACGGCGGGCGCTACCGGACCGACGGCGGCTTCGAGAGCTACGTCGCCGACGGCGGTGCCGCGATCAAGATGGTCACCGCGATCATCCGGCCGGAGAAGCTCGCGGCCGTGAAGACCGCGCTCGCGGAGGTCGGCGCGCCCTCGCTCACCGTGACGAACGTCTCGGGCAGGGGGAGCCAGGCCGCGAAGAAGGGCCAGTGGCGCGGCGAGGAGTACGTCGTCGACCTCCACCAGAAGGTGAAAGTCGAGTGCGTCGTCGCGGAGGTCCCCGCGACCGAGGTCGCGGCGGCGATCCGCGAGGCGGCGTCGACCGGTGAACCCGGCGACGGCAAGGTCTTCGTCATCCCGGTCGAGGGGGCGCTCCAGGTCCGGACCGGCGAGAGCGGCATCGAAGCGGTCTGA
- the hemB gene encoding porphobilinogen synthase, with translation MDLTTRPRRLRGDGLRPLVSETRLASEDLIAPVFVDATTDERVSIPSMPGHERVPLAAAADRVHEVRESGVRAVMLFGIPDEKDEHGSRAWADDGVIQRATRAITDETDVTVIADLCFCEYTSHGHCGILAEGAREGGTMTVDNDATLSIIRKTAVSQADAGADVIAPSGMTDGMVGVIRDALDEAGHEHVSIMSYAVKYASAFYGPFRDAADGAPAFGDRRHYQMDPANAREALREARLDVEEGADVLMVKPALPYLDIVNDVRRSTDVPIAAYNVSGEYAMLQAAAEKGWLDLETTAMESLLSIKRAGADLICSYFAEEVAERL, from the coding sequence ATGGACCTCACGACGCGCCCCCGTCGGCTCAGAGGCGACGGGCTCCGCCCGCTCGTGAGCGAGACGCGCCTCGCATCCGAGGACCTCATCGCGCCCGTCTTCGTCGACGCGACGACCGACGAACGCGTGTCGATCCCCTCGATGCCGGGCCACGAACGCGTCCCGCTCGCGGCGGCGGCCGACCGGGTGCACGAGGTGCGCGAGAGCGGCGTGCGGGCGGTGATGCTCTTCGGTATCCCCGACGAGAAGGACGAACACGGGTCGCGGGCGTGGGCCGACGACGGCGTGATCCAGCGGGCGACGCGGGCGATCACCGACGAGACCGACGTGACGGTGATCGCCGACCTCTGTTTCTGCGAGTACACGAGCCACGGCCACTGCGGGATCCTAGCGGAGGGGGCACGCGAGGGCGGGACGATGACCGTCGACAACGACGCGACGCTCTCGATCATCCGGAAGACGGCGGTCTCGCAGGCCGATGCCGGCGCGGACGTGATCGCTCCGAGCGGGATGACCGACGGGATGGTCGGCGTCATTCGAGACGCGCTGGACGAGGCCGGCCACGAACACGTCTCGATCATGAGCTACGCGGTGAAGTACGCGAGCGCCTTCTACGGGCCGTTCCGTGACGCCGCCGACGGCGCACCCGCCTTCGGTGACCGGCGCCACTACCAGATGGACCCGGCGAACGCCCGCGAGGCGCTCCGCGAGGCCCGCCTCGACGTCGAGGAGGGCGCGGACGTGCTGATGGTGAAACCCGCGCTCCCCTACCTCGACATCGTGAACGACGTGAGGAGGAGTACGGACGTCCCGATCGCGGCGTACAACGTCTCGGGGGAGTACGCGATGCTCCAGGCCGCGGCGGAGAAGGGCTGGCTCGACCTCGAGACCACGGCGATGGAGTCGCTGCTCTCGATCAAGCGCGCCGGGGCGGATCTCATCTGTAGCTACTTCGCCGAAGAGGTCGCCGAACGACTGTAG
- a CDS encoding biotin transporter BioY — MTNTTRTEAGAVDLVGDETVRNLARAATFAALMGAFAYVSFPNPLAPGVPVTLQVLGVFLAGILLGPVWGAIAMLFYLVAGALGVPVFAGGTAGPGVLLAGPTLGYLWSYPIAAGVVGLVVHRGATLRDHGEASLPTLVGAMVLGTVIIYALGTLGFAFVQDVSLGRAFVASALAFVPFEAVKIAAAIGIVRSDALAAA; from the coding sequence ATGACAAATACGACGCGAACGGAGGCCGGAGCGGTCGATCTCGTCGGCGATGAGACGGTGAGAAACCTCGCGCGTGCGGCGACCTTCGCCGCGCTGATGGGCGCGTTCGCCTACGTCTCCTTTCCGAACCCGCTCGCGCCGGGCGTTCCGGTTACCCTGCAGGTGCTCGGTGTCTTCCTCGCCGGGATCCTCCTCGGACCCGTCTGGGGGGCCATCGCGATGCTCTTTTACCTGGTCGCGGGCGCCCTCGGGGTGCCGGTCTTCGCGGGCGGGACCGCAGGGCCGGGCGTGCTGCTCGCGGGTCCGACCCTCGGCTACCTCTGGTCGTACCCGATCGCGGCGGGCGTCGTCGGCCTGGTCGTCCACCGGGGGGCGACGCTCCGCGACCACGGGGAAGCGAGTCTCCCGACGCTCGTCGGGGCGATGGTCCTCGGTACCGTGATCATCTACGCGCTGGGGACCCTCGGATTCGCGTTCGTCCAGGACGTGAGCCTCGGGCGGGCGTTCGTCGCGAGCGCGCTCGCGTTCGTCCCGTTCGAGGCGGTGAAGATCGCCGCCGCGATCGGCATCGTGCGGAGCGACGCGCTCGCCGCCGCCTGA
- a CDS encoding type II toxin-antitoxin system VapC family toxin, whose product MSVFVDTGVFYAHHDRDVPGHVSATNALEHLVSGRHGRLYTSDYVYDETVTLARTRTGRSDDAKAVGDGIRGADPYPDTIELLHLTEELFGRSILLFERYDDHALSFTDASTVALTEYHGIDRVLSFDEDFDGLVDRLDPTEVV is encoded by the coding sequence ATGAGCGTCTTCGTCGACACCGGGGTCTTCTACGCGCACCACGACCGCGACGTACCCGGGCACGTATCGGCGACGAACGCGCTAGAACACCTCGTATCGGGGCGGCACGGTCGCCTCTACACCAGCGACTACGTCTACGACGAGACGGTCACGCTCGCGCGAACGCGAACGGGACGGTCCGACGACGCGAAAGCCGTCGGGGACGGGATCCGTGGGGCCGATCCGTATCCCGATACGATAGAACTGCTCCACCTCACCGAGGAGCTGTTCGGGCGATCGATCCTGCTCTTCGAGCGCTACGACGACCACGCGCTGAGCTTCACCGACGCCTCGACGGTCGCGCTCACGGAGTACCACGGGATCGATCGCGTCCTCTCGTTCGACGAGGACTTCGACGGGCTGGTCGATCGGCTCGATCCCACAGAGGTCGTTTAG